A single genomic interval of Camelina sativa cultivar DH55 chromosome 11, Cs, whole genome shotgun sequence harbors:
- the LOC109127522 gene encoding uncharacterized protein LOC109127522: MVCRAEEAMKQREMIKRCKEDDQQKKKKKTQSITNCNKDKSCKFKRSTSNLENDGASSAIFLLACIACSSFSHHL, from the coding sequence atgGTGTGCAGAGCAGAAGAAGCAATGAAGCAAAGAGAGATGATCAAGAGATGTAAAGAAGATgatcaacagaagaagaagaagaagacgcaaTCAATAACAAATTGCAACAAAGACAAAAGCTGCAAATTCAAGCGAAGCACTAGTAATCTCGAAAACGACGGAGCTTCCTCAGCTATCTTCCTCCTCGCCTGCATCGCCTGCTCCTCCTTCTCCCATCATCTCTAA
- the LOC104725547 gene encoding uncharacterized protein LOC104725547, translated as MVIAADMRCFYTRAHFLLLRSSTPVTIPTPPTRIRLRRFSSSPISSVFDLPSSNQDASSSIEEKDTAIGFSDEKSRKAGSTARGWDPGEVVMNKSKKGKSKTVWVCESCGHSGGQWRGSCRACHKVGTMKRFSDGSHLSSKATGSGLQEATGLSWLPDQAGVQPNRLTDVIRGITQQQWRFSLPGLFGNEVSRVLGGGLAPGSLILIGGDPGIGKSTLLLQIASIIAEGSEVAEPAPVLYISGEESVEQIGSRADRMKIQTEELYLFSSSDLQDILNKAHRLSPRALIIDSIQTVYLKEVTGSAGGLTQVKECTSTLLRFAKKSNVPVFLVGHVTKAGDIAGPRVLEHIVDVVLYLEGEESSTYRLLRSVKNRFGSTDELGVFEMSNSGLEVVSNPSGIYLSQQNPDSDVLAGLAVAVVMDGSRSFLIEIQALCSPGSTVSRHVNGVQASRADMIIAVLMKQAGLRIQENGIFLNVANGMALSETAGDLAIAAAICSSFLEFPIPHGVAFIGEIGLGGEVRTVPRMEKRVSTVAKLGFSKCVVPKSVESSLKALNLKDIEIIGCKNLKELINAVFRG; from the exons ATGGTGATCGCAGCAGATATGAGATGCTTCTACACTCGAGCCCACTTTCTTCTCCTCCGATCTTCAACTCCGGTCACGATTCCTACTCCCCCCACCCGTATCCGTCTCCGTCGCTTCTCATCATCTCCCATCTCCTCCGTTTTCGACCTTCCCTCCTCTAATCAGGACGCGAGTTCGAGCATAGAAGAGAAAGACACCGCAATTGGATTCTCCGATGAGAAATCGAGAAAAGCCGGTTCAACTGCTCGGGGATGGGACCCAGGGGAAGTTGTTATGAACAAATCGAAGAAAGGCAAATCGAAAACTGTTTGGGTTTGTGAGAGCTGTGGTCATTCTGGAGGGCAATGGAGGGGGAGTTGTCGTGCTTGTCACAAGGTTGGGACTATGAAACGTTTCTCTGATGGTTCTCATTTAAGTAGCAAAGCTACTGGCTCTGGTCTTCAGGAGGCTACTGGTTTGTCTTGGTTACCTGACCAAGCAGGGGTGCAGCCGAATCGATTGACTGATGTTATTCGTGGGATTACTCAGCAGCAATGGCGATTTTCTCT GCCTGGACTTTTTGGGAATGAGGTTTCCAGGGTGCTTGGTGGTGGCCTTGCCCCAG GTTCCCTGATTTTGATTGGTGGTGACCCTGGTATTGGCAAGAGTACCTTGTTATTGCAG ATTGCATCTATAATTGCTGAGGGGAGTGAAGTGGCCGAACCAGCACCAGTTTTGTATATCTCCGGTGAAGAG AGTGTGGAGCAAATAGGAAGTCGGGCTGACAGGATGAAAATTCAAACTGAAGAGCTCTACCTGTTTTCGAGCTCTGATCTTCAG GACATTCTAAACAAAGCTCATCGGCTATCTCCCCGAGCTCTCATCATTGACTCAATTCAAACAGTTTACCTAAAAGAAGTGACTGGAAGTGCTGGTGGTCTCACACAG GTTAAAGAGTGCACATCAACCCTGTTGCGTTTTGCTAAGAAATCTAATGTCCCTGTTTTCTTG GTTGGACATGTTACGAAAGCGGGAGATATTGCAGGACCTCGTGTTTTGGAGCACATAGTAGATGTTGTCTTGTACTTGGAG GGTGAAGAGTCATCGACGTACCGCTTGCTTCGATCTGTGAAGAATCGGTTTGGGTCGACTGATGAA CTTGGAGTTTTTGAAATGTCAAACTCAGGACTTGAAGTGGTCTCCAACCCTAGTGGAATATATCTTAGTCAACAGAACCCAGATTCAGATGTTTTAGCTGGATTAGCTGTAGCAGTTGTTATGGATGGATCTCGGAGTTTCCTAATTGAAATTCAG GCATTGTGTTCGCCTGGCTCAACAGTTTCAAGGCATGTCAATGGTGTTCAAGCTAGCAGAGCTGACATGATAATTGCA GTTCTTATGAAGCAAGCTGGTCTTAGAATTCAGGAAAAT GGGATTTTTCTTAACGTTGCCAACGGAATGGCTCTTTCTGAGACTGCTGGCGATCTTGCAATAGCAGCAGCAATTTGTAGCAG TTTCTTGGAGTTTCCAATTCCTCACGGTGTAGCATTCATCGGTGAGATTGGTCTAGGGGGCGAAGTTCGCACG GTGCCAAGAATGGAGAAGAGGGTAAGTACAGTGGCAAAGCTAGGCTTTAGCAAATGTGTGGTTCCCAAATCAGTGGAGTCGTCATTAAAAGCGTTGAATTTGAAAGATATTGAGATAATCGGATGCAAGAATCTGAAAGAGTTAATCAATGCTGTGTTTAGGGGATAA